The window TTTGAGGGATGCAGGTTATCAACTCATTATCGGATATCAACCAGCAAGCTGCAGATGGATGGGGAAATTTTTCTTGAAGTATACAACATAAGTTCATGTAGGAAATCTAAGATCTCCATCTTATTCCAATATAGAACTAGATATGAAACTTCAATTCTAGTTCTTGCCTGGATCCAAAGTTACGGCAGGTTAAATTGATTAAGATGCCTGagcaaaaaataaacaaaacaaaacaaaacaaaacaaaaaatgaaaagaaatcaaCCTGAACAAGCTAAAAAATTAAACGTGTACTGTTTTTAACACATTATGTTTTGATGGTTACTTTAAGGCTAAAACACAGAGAAGAATAAAAACAATCAGAAGAAAATGTTCATAGTTATGTCAAAATCTCAAGAATTATAAGTTCATgtgtaaaattaattttcttttctgcTTTTGCATATTAATCTTTAGAATACAAATACCAATTCAGTTGTTTTCAGTCAAAGTCTTATATTACAAGGTGTTTTAGTTCGCCAAAATAACTCTGTTCGAGTTCAACAACTAAAATGAAACATGGTAAACAGGAATCAGAAGAGGAACTCAGTGTGAACAGCAGATTGGAAAATGGCTATAAAATCAGTTATAATACAACGGGAGCATATTGCACATCAAAGGTTTAGAGAAGCACTGATCCTATAAAACCAACTGCAAAGAAGCTGCGGGAACCAAAAGgcaaaaaataaagatatttaaaTAAATGATCAATAAACATTTGCAAGGACCAAAGACATAtttacttaaatttttaattgtTGTTTTTTCAAAAACAAAGAACAGTTATAGTGCCTCAGAGAACTGCTTGAGGTAACTAGGTCAAAAGAGCAGCCTCTCCAACTTAAGATTAACCTACGCCAGAAAATGCCACTTAAAACTAAATTCTACCAGTTTGATAATAATGACTCGATGTTGGTAATTATTTGATTTTCAAATGCAAAGGTGAGTCTCCTTTTCATAAAAGTTTGCTGAATCTACTAAGCACAAATTCATGTAGTACAACATTTCTTAAAACAGAACATTGGATGTAAGAAATTTGGTACAAATCAAGATTTTGATCCATCAAGTCTAATGCCACCTCACAACAAGAACAATAATTAGCCTCAACGTCCTGACTATTTGAGGTTGACTACATCGACTTTTTACAACATCtttaattaaattaagaaaatttaaaattttatttatagttttaagTAAAATATCTTCCTTTATCCCTCCTCACACCACTAATACTAACCGTTTTACTTCTGATTATTGCATTTATAGGTCAGTTTAGCATATGTTCATATAGGCTATAACAAAATTAATGTCATTTCAGCTACTACATATtctctttaaaaaattaaaaatatatttaacataCAACTCCTATAAGGTTTCCGCAACAATGAAGCCAGAAATAACACTTGATAGATGACCAAAACAACTGAGTTCAATCAAGGCATATTGAAACGTGCTGATCAATTGAATTTATTATATCATGATGAAAGGACAACACAACATAGTACATACAGATATTCCATCTGATAAATGTAACAAAATTTCTCTTTGAGaataagcaaaaaataaaaataaaaagaaagaaaagagtcagaacttaataaacatatcattgtttttgaaaaagaatacgaGTAATATCAAGTACATCATGATTCCAACAGATCTGCAATTACCATCTTTCTATATATCTCATTGAGTATATTCTTCACAgtgaaacaagaaaagaaagccaCGTAAGGGAACCAAACCTCATATTTCAAATATCCTTCAAGAACGTCCAAAAGTAATGGGCCACATTCGCCGTTCCTGTTTGAATCATACCGATTTGTGGAACTGAAATCCTTCAATTCATCTCTCCAGAAGTCCTTTGGCTGCAAAACAGGAATATAATAGAAAAACAGTAAATCTACCATTTCAGTATAGGATGTTTCTTGAGACAGAAAAACAGCAACATATGAAAGGAAAGTTCACATGATTACCAAATTACACTCTGGCAAATAAACTTTAAGTGTGTGGCCTAACTGGGCCCATTCCAAGTATTCACCAATTAGTGCTGTCAGTAACCTTCCTGCAAGCAACAAGAATTTCATGATGATATCATCCATCTCATCACCATGTATTCAATTTcttcatcatgattattaacaggcGATAACAGGATTAAGATACAAGAAAAACCTGTCAGATGAATATATTACAATTAAGGACACCCTCAGGTTTCTGTGAGTTACTATTTCATCCATTAAAGAAATTATCTTTAAATAAGTTATAAGAAACCATAAGGGTTCTTTGAATCATGACATCAGATTGAGGACCAGGTTTTGTGGTGAAAAACAATATAATAATTACAATGTAACAATAAGAGAAAACCACATGTGACCGCATTTCATGTTTATTCGGAGAGCAACAATACATGTGGCTACAGATTCACTTGCATTCTCATACTTGCAATGACTGCAAATGCGACTGACTGCATGTGTAATGGCAGCATAGGCTTATGCAATGTAATATGACACATAAATGCAACCTCACCATATTATTTTTTGAAACACTGCTTAAGATTCTGTTAAGCAAGAAAATGAATGCAACATATGTTATTAAACACATTAATTGGATTaagaagaaaaattttataaacataaatcttaaataatttaattGTTAGTGAATCCAAATTGTCTTTGTAAGCATTTTTTAAAGGTATTACAAATAAGTCAGATCAATTAAGACAGAAAAGGAGAAATTTAAGTACCTAACCTGCTAAGAAAATTAAACcaatgtaaaaaaaataaatatgtcgAGACAATGATTGGCTACAGTACGTTCTCATTTTGTAGAAATACTATTCAACAAGGTGCACAAGAACACACTAAAGATACTTCAATATTTATTCCCTTGAGAACAGAATGAGaaggacaacaacaacaacaacaacaacaacaacaaaaaataatTCTGAAACACCTCAAGGAAACTGGAAACCAATGGTAGACATTAATCAATGTATAGGGgcagaaaaaaagaaagacagaTACCAGCATAGAAAGTTGACACAGTCCACATACACATCCACACCTCACTAGCGAACATGCAACTACATgcatgtatatacacatgtatatgtgGGTCAtgttatatttatacatacataataAACACATATGCGTGTacctgaaaattattttttttctgccCCTATACCTTGATTAATGTCTACTATTGGTTTCCAATTTCCTTGAGGTGTTTCAGAACTATTTGTTTTTGGTTTAGTTGTCCTTCTCATtctgttattattgttgttgttgctgtcctTCTCATTCTGTTCTCAAAGGGGTAAATATTAAAGTATCTCTAGTGTGTTCTTGTGCACCTTGTTGAATAGTGTTTCTACAAAATGAGGGTGTACTGTAGCCAATCATTGTCTCGACATATTTATGTTTTTATATTGAGGTATGGTCTCAACCTTGACAAAAACATTATCTCTGGTACGACTCAAGAACAAAAGCAGGTTCACTTAGCTTTATTTAGTTTTAGCCAAACAAGTTCATCTCATACTGCAAACCTCAACTTAAGCTCCTCTAGGCTCACCTCAGAATTAAGATCATTCATGCTGGTTCAGTTGTGTAACGACCTGAGTTTGATAAAATAGTCTTAATCAGAAACTAACCCCAGAGTTTGAATAGGAGAAGGCTTGATCTAGATTGTGTCAATAATGTACCCGATGGACTGAAATATATGAAAATTAACCAACATTGCACATGAACTTTAGTTTTGCCAATATACTTATGCACCAAAAGTTAATCATATTTATTTAGATATTTATTTAGACCATACAAAAGAAACAATTCCAAATAGACATAGAAACCATTTCCAAACAACAAAGATAATTTAAGACTTTCCGGGTTGCACTTCAGGTCATCAGTCAAACATGACCTGGAGATGGAAAATGAAGTGATTACTGAATAACTAGAGTAGAAGAAAAactagaaataaaatatttattcacCCTTAAGAATGACACTTGCTTGCAATTGCATGATACAAAATTAATCTGGATGAATGCTTTTCCATACTCTTTTTCCAATGACCCACATAAGCTGTTACCACTATAGTCTTTTACAAAAAGCTTCAAGAGGCAGTCTAATTCATATTACCAAACACAAAGTGAAAAAAGAATTCAAGAAAATACATGATTAAGAATTTGAAGCACACCAAAAAATTATAGACAGAGTGATTCAGTCAGTAAATGAAACCTGAAGGAGAAGTATGCAGTTGCTTTGCACGGTCATTGCAGCTTCCTAATAATGCAGGAGGAACATTGTCATCATTTTGAATAGCGCgatcctcttcttctattgcttCAAATACACTTGCTCTAAGCTCAGCctgaaataaaatttaacaagaaCCATAAAAACATCAAGCTAGACACACAAAAAAAACTGTATATCTGAACTGACTAACTAACTTGAGAAAATAGACTACAGCAGAGAAATGAGATATCTGTTAAAAAAAACATGACAGGGCCCAAAAAAATTCAATTAGTAATATTAGAAATTTGAAATTGGTAATGCACACATCAGTTTTCCTTTTAACTATCCGAATTCACAATGAAACACTAATTCTAACTATACTAGTAACAGATTTATGTTTGCAGTAGGaaacatctttttttttattcgaaATTTTCatgagaatataaaaaaaaatcctacCGAGTATAAAACAAAAGTAAATGAGctgtgaaataaaaaaaaacaataaaCACAAGTAAATGAGCTGAAAACCAAAGTATAAAACACATATCCTAATCTTACCGAACGGCTTGCAAAATTCCTCGACTACACAAAAGAGATCCCACAAGTTCACTGCATGAAAATTCTACAGAAATATATTCCCTTGAAAAAACCCCTAATGCAAGACAGAGGTACCAGCTCAAAATGTCCAACAATGTATCAGATGATAAATGCGCTCTACCGGTACCCACGGATCCGATGCGAATCTGCAACCAGATCTTCTCACAACCGCTGGAGACCTTACCGCCGTGATCTCATTCCGCAAAGGGAAAACGGATGAGTCGATCAAACCCCACAGCCGCACACAAAAAGAACAAAGCAAAGGAAGAAATCCACTCAACGCCGGCCAAATTtagaagaaaaacaaagaaataaaCGCTCATTCTCACGCGAAACAACCGAAATCGGCCTAAACCCTATCATACTGGGAAGATCTGAAACGATCGCAAGAAAAATAGAAGATGGAGATGGAGGGTAACATTTTACCCTAATCTTGGCGAGAACGCCTTTCTTCTCGAGCGTGCGAGTGACGAGAGTCTTGAGGTCCATCATCTCCCTCGCGTAATCGTCCATCTTGTCGCCCTCacccacctcctcctccctccacAGAGCTGAGAAGTAAACCCTCCTTTGCTCTTCAGAAACACACGACACAGCTTCTCGTCCTATTGAACGGGCTTGAGAGTCTTATTGTGGCCCACGTATACGTGTTCGGTGGTGAAAGCCCGTTTGCAAGGCCGTATCGTCGTTGGAGCCTTGACAGCGCGAATACGATCTTGTTGGCTAATAACGACAATTATAGTTACAGGCGAGTTAGTCCTTAATAGCATCCCAATGTGTGCCTAACTTATCCAGTAAAGATCttaatattaatatcaaattagCAGCCAGTATCTGCCGGTTCACTTCGACCGCTGAACCCATTCATCACAAGAAACTAAATGAATAAAAGAAGCACCAaacctaataaaaaaaaaatacagaatTGGGATGAACggatcttttcccttttttttctatttatcacaatttaatctatttttatattttgaaaaataaaaatgattgatATAGCAATGTTGATGTCAACTTTGGAAACAATGGATTGCGTCATAAGCAGCAATAATAGAGCATTGAAGAATCCATCAAACATGACAAGCTCAAGAAACAGAGTCCACATGAATGAGCATTGAAGACAAACATACGAACTAAAGTTTTATGAATTCAGCAAAGCAATCTATCACTTAAATCATTGGGTAAGTAATCAAATATAAAATCTAAAGCAGTAGCTGATTCATGAGCAGCCAGAGGTGCATTCATTTAATTGCTGAATATTGCAATGCACTCTAAGCTACTAACACTCGTACGCCATGCCAAGGCATGTATATTTATGTTGCAGAATGTGCAAAAGAATTCCTTAGACATCACGCCACTTACAACCAAAATTTAACAAAAATTTTAAAGATATATTAATGTGAATAGTCATATGTTAGGGGGGCTATTGATATCATTATCCAAAAAATTAGACACGACTTGTCATGATAATTGCCATGTCATTGATAAGTTCCATAAATGAAGGCTTCCTCACCCTAGGTCTTCCACCACCCTTCAGCAGGTAATCAAAATGCAGATCCACCACCCTTGGTCTTCCCGAGTAGCACATCTTTTGCTTCATTAATCTTTGAAGCAAGATAATGGCTTCCTCCTGCATCTGGATGGTTGGCAACCATCACTTTCCTGTGTGCTTCTTTAACTTTGTCTGGTGGAGCACTTTCTCTGTTTCagaaaggaagaaggaaaagaaacctTCAGATATTGGAAGACATAAGAAGAAAACCACAATTAGACCATAAGTTTTCGGTCAAATCAAAAGCACAACAGACAAACAGATAAAGTAACCTGTCTGAGTCAATTATCTCATACTTTGTTTTCACAAATTGAATACCTTAAGCTGAACTTGGACGCAAGTTGAAATAATTTGCTCAATAAAAGTCTAATCACTTGCCTCCAAGTTGAATATTTCAAAATGGAGCCAAACCTTCAAATTGAATATTTAAGTCTAATCACTTGTTGAGCACAAACATCCGAAAAGTTATAAATTTTTTACATCCAAAATTGTAATTGTTCATACTGAAATATTCCATCTCCTGGCATATTAGGCTAACAAAACATTGATTGATCATACACACTTTTCAGAAGAAAGCAAGAAATTCAGGAACAATTTTATATGATTCCACATTCTAGAATTTTATATGATTTTGTTGATTGATCATCCAAACTCAACAATCAGGCCAGATtaaataaaacttgcatatcccaTATTCCTACATATTTGGCCTCTTCGGTTCAAACCTGCCTTCCATCAACCAAGACCCAGAAAAATGATCATCACCAAGATTTGCACAGTTTGTGTTACAAGTCCCATGACCACCAACTTATGCTGAAATGATCTCTATCATGACCTCATGCAACATATCATGGTGCTCTAAGGTGTGACCAACAAATATCATTTAACTCCTAGTAGACTAAATTGTAGCAGGCTCAAGCAACTGAACACATTACCTTCATAATTGCAGGAATGTGCCTGCATAAGATCTTTATAATCGCAATATGTCTAATATTTAAAAATCACCGAAGTTCTTTCCTAGCAATTGCAACAAGTAAAATCTTTCAAGTACATTTACATCTTATTTCAAGTTAAGGCTTTCGATGGTACTTTTTGTTGGATAAAATCACAAGAGAATAGATAGAAACCCAGGAGACATCCAAGACTCTAATAAGATAATAATCCAAAAACTATAAGTGCTCTAGCAACTTAgcagatcaaagaaaattttattgtCAGCACTCAACTTTAGCATTATACAAATAACTGCAGCAGTAGATACAGACCATATATAGTGCATGGTATCAATATCATATATCTCTATTCAAAGAGAAAATCTTTGAAGTTCGAACAGAGTAAATAACAGAAAATATGGGGCCGAATCACTATTGATCTCTTAGTAATGATGCATACCTAACCCCCAGAATAAGAGAAGCTTCCCTCCTGGTCATAATACCCTGGAACCCACCTTCATAAAACTTGCGCATCCGAGGAACAACCGGGCGTGCCTTGTATGCATGCCAAGCCTGGATACTGTACCTACCAGCAAGTGCAGCTGCAGCGACTGCAAGTCCTGCTAGCAAAGGTGTAGCCTGCATATAGCCAACAAAAAGAAACACAAATAAAATGAAATTGCAAAACACAGCATTACAATTTGAGTTAAATTAATATTGCATTAGCCTTATCTGGCAAGTCGTCACCATGATTGATTAAAAAAAGCCCACAAAATATTTCATCTGATATTAAAATTTGGGGCATTATTCACAGAACAATGAACAAATTATCCAATTCTCATCCACGGAAGTCTAATCTCATTATTGATAATCCTTCCAATGTCAAACTCCTTAATCAGCATCTTAAATGGACCTCCTACAAAGTTGctgtttcaaatcttcaaaattGAATCCAAACCTATCTTTTCGGCTAAAAAAAGGTTAGATGAAGATGTTGCTTAAAAAAGATGAATGTCAAGCAAGTACATTTTCAACGTTCATCATGACACTAGCCATACACCTCTGTCTAAGTCAATCACTACACATCATCATGTACAGAATTAGCATGGCTTCaataataatcatcataaaaTCCTTAGAAATCCATGCGCCTGTATACTTGGCAATAGCCAGAAATGTTTGAAATAAAGAAAGAGAAACAGTCAGAACCATTATCAATAACATCTCAACTTTCTCCCACAGATTATTTCCTTTAGTCCATCCCAATAGTCAACCGTTATCTGCAAATATGAAGTAATAATGCCCACCATAACCAAGATagtctctctctcttcttgaggGCATCAATGACTAATACATTTGCCATAGATGGATAGCTGTAGACTTGAAAAGAGAAACATACTACAAGTCTGATGTGCCCGAAGTCCTTTGCTATGACATTTTTCTCCACATAATCTATAATATGAAAGATTCAAGTAATTGTATAATAGACAACAATTTGACATTTAATTATCGACCAAGCATTATCATCCCTCTAATCTCACGGTGTTCTTAATCAATTAAACCACACAAATAGCTCCCTTTCATATAATTGGCTACCCAAAAGCATGATCAGAAGAACTGTTGAGAAATACCATTTGGAATAAGTTCAGTTGAAAAAAGAACAATATCACAACGTCTCTGTTGTGGGGACAGAACTATCATGACGGAGTTGGGTGACTGCACGAGGCGCTTGAGATTGTGCCTCCTCTTCTCGAGCTCGGCCAGCGGGTTTAGCAGATCAATGTAAGTATCAAAGAGGAGATTGGGCATTGAAGAGGAGAAACAATCGCTCCAAGAAGAATAACAACATCGATTAAGAAACAACTCAAGGATCTCTAAAAGGGCTTAGCATTTCCACCCGAGTCATCAAGGAAACCCTAGAAACGGCGGTTCAATCAAGAGATCCAGGACGCAACAGCGGCAGCGATTGAGAAGCAACAGCGGCTGCAGCTCAAATTTTCCATGAATCTATCAGATGATAAATGCGCTCTACCAGTACCCCGAGATCCGACCAGAAT is drawn from Musa acuminata AAA Group cultivar baxijiao unplaced genomic scaffold, Cavendish_Baxijiao_AAA HiC_scaffold_1144, whole genome shotgun sequence and contains these coding sequences:
- the LOC135671622 gene encoding protein TONNEAU 1a-like; this encodes MDDYAREMMDLKTLVTRTLEKKGVLAKIRAELRASVFEAIEEEDRAIQNDDNVPPALLGSCNDRAKQLHTSPSGRLLTALIGEYLEWAQLGHTLKVYLPECNLPKDFWRDELKDFSSTNRYDSNRNGECGPLLLDVLEGYLKYENLTQNRVAGGRLIDSDTISVSSVEARNVRRPSSSSAAPGGLPSLGRPVPRIQTSERKSSSSVPMNRKDDYMWKYDVDEVSEDVIRAANALENIQLDRKARNLTSSWRHASDGTMEDDGMVDHH
- the LOC135671620 gene encoding mitochondrial import inner membrane translocase subunit TIM14-3-like; this encodes MATPLLAGLAVAAAALAGRYSIQAWHAYKARPVVPRMRKFYEGGFQGIMTRREASLILGVRESAPPDKVKEAHRKVMVANHPDAGGSHYLASKINEAKDVLLGKTKGGGSAF